Proteins co-encoded in one Puntigrus tetrazona isolate hp1 chromosome 20, ASM1883169v1, whole genome shotgun sequence genomic window:
- the fam20b gene encoding glycosaminoglycan xylosylkinase: MKLKQRVVVLCAVLFLLGLAKVFLLDGGEGSAASRRDLRAFRKMEASLALAKGARLTHTLQSPWEVAAQWVGPREVYPDETPELAAVLNALATARVERADVGYKGTQLKALLVLDGGQKVVFKPKRYTRDYVVEGEPYAGYDRHNAEIAAFHLDRILGFRRAPLVVGRFMNLRTEIKPVATDQLLSTFLMHGNNTCFYGKCYYCRETEPACAEGDVMEGSVTLWLPDVWPLQKHRHPWGRTYREGKLARWEYDESYCEAVKKMPPYDAGPRLLDVIDTAIFDYLIGNADRHHYESFQDDGGASMLILLDNAKSFGNPALDERSILAPLYQCCMVRVSTWNRLNLLKGGVLSSAMRQATAHDPAFPVLTGPHLAALDRRLNGVLATVRQCMETQGADNTLIEDRMNLPHP, translated from the exons ATGAAGCTGAAGCAGCGAGTGGTGGTGCTGTGCGCTGTGCTCTTTCTCCTCGGCCTGGCCAAGGTTTTCTTGCTGGACGGAGGGGAGGGATCGGCCGCCAGCCGCCGCGACCTGCGGGCCTTCCGCAAGATGGAGGCCAGCCTGGCCCTGGCCAAAGGAGCTCGGCTCACGCACACCCTGCAGTCGCCGTGGGAAGTGGCCGCCCAGTGGGTGGGTCCCCGGGAGGTGTACCCGGACGAGACGCCCGAGCTGGCCGCCGTGCTGAACGCCCTGGCCACCGCTCGCGTGGAGAGGGCCGACGTGGGCTACAAAGGCACCCAGCTGAAAGCCCTGCTGGTGCTCGACGGAGGACAGAAAGTGGTATTCAAACCCAAGAG GTACACTAGAGATTATGTGGTTGAAGGAGAGCCGTATGCAGGGTACGATCGGCATAATGCAGAAATTGCTGCTTTCCACTTGGACAG GATCCTAGGTTTTAGAAGAGCTCCCCTGGTGGTGGGGAGGTTTATGAATCTCCGTACTGAGATTAAGCCAGTAGCTACAGATCAACTGCTGAGCACTTTCCTGATGCACG GAAATAATACGTGTTTCTATGGGAAGTGTTATTACTGCCGTGAGACTGAGCCTGCGTGTGCAGAAGGGGATGTGATGGAGGGATCGGTTACCCTGTGGCTCCCTGATGTCTGGCCcttacagaaacacagacacccATGGGGACGGACATACAGAGAGGGCAAACTCGCCAG GTGGGAGTATGATGAGAGCTACTGCGAGGCCGTGAAGAAAATGCCTCCTTATGATGCCGGTCCACGGCTCCTGGATGTGATCGACACAGCCATCTTTGATTACCTTATCGGTAATGCAGATCGCCATCACTATGAGAGTTTCCAAGACGATGGAGGAGCCAGTATGCTCATCCTTCTGGACAACGCTAAAag TTTCGGGAACCCAGCTCTGGACGAGAGGAGCATTCTCGCCCCTCTTTATCAGTGTTGCAT GGTCCGCGTTTCCACCTGGAACAGGCTAAACCTGCTGAAAGGCGGAGTGTTGAGTTCAGCAATGCGACAGGCCACGGCCCACGATCCAGCCTTCCCGGTGCTGACCGGGCCGCACCTCGCCGCGCTCGACCGCCGTCTGAACGGAGTGCTGGCCACCGTGCGGCAGTGCATGGAGACGCAGGGAGCCGACAACACGCTAATCGAGGACCGCATGAACCTGCCTCATCCTTAA